One region of Solanum pennellii chromosome 6, SPENNV200 genomic DNA includes:
- the LOC107022695 gene encoding homeobox-leucine zipper protein HDG1-like isoform X1: MEKSTMELTNNRDGGVSGDALTSPDGSSERRHKFSVNQIHELESVFKVSSHPDEKTKQELATKFSVDKKQVQFWFQNKRSISKTQSERYNKRVLQQENEKLRIEYAAMREVMKNSICDPCRNKDTTRNENVDEKEILNEHARLKNELAKIAIHADKSLGSSSFLEGSLTSMMENFGLELNEVDFGKYLSSPLPTNLDVTLDKSMLLNLALDALNELLKLAMSDEPLWVRNLDGGGETLNMEEYATTFIPIIGIKPSHFTTEATRSSATVVGNSLTLVEMLMNESQWVEAFPCIIGKVNTFDVISTGIGEGKSGTLLLIEAELQIISNVVPVREIQFLRFCQKHAEDSWIIVDVSVDTIKEGSQQYKIEKCRRLPSGCIIQDMSNGYSKVTWIEHMEYDEIFVDHLYRPLIRAGLGFGAQRWMSSLQRQSEFLRVMASFVNSTVDSKGEIGMGTLSQRMTRSFCAVICATSHKWITIQKENGKDANLMMRRNISDAGEPIGVILSATKTIQLPIKSQCLFQFFTNTNLRRQWDILSCSGAMENIIHITKGENLESSVSLLCANGGANENNMMIFQDTCTDATGSLLVYAIVDSSKMNTVMKGGDPSCVELLPNGISILPDLSANNNKEFGSGSLVTIMFQMLVDNISTADLPQKSIVDANDIISHTIHKIKTALLI; this comes from the exons ATG GAGAAATCAACAATGGAATTGACTAACAATAGAGATGGTGGTGTATCTGGAGATGCATTGACTTCTCCAGATGGTAGTTCAGAAAGGAGGCATAAATTCAGTGTCAATCAAATTCATGAGCTTGAAAG TGTATTCAAAGTAAGTTCACATCCTGAcgaaaaaacaaaacaagagcTCGCAACAAAATTTTCCGTGGACAAAAAACAAGTGCAATTTTGGTTCCAAAATAAACGATCCATATCGAAG ACGCAATCGGAACGATATAATAAGAGAGTGTTgcaacaagaaaatgaaaaacttCGCATAGAGTATGCTGCAATGAGGGAAGTCATGAAAAATTCAATTTGTGATCCGTGTCGTAATAAAGATACTACAAGGAACGAAAATGTCGATGAGAAGGAAATATTGAATGAGCATGCCCGCCTAAAAAATGAACTTGCAAAGATTGCTATCCATGCTGACAAATCTTTGGGATCTTCTTCATTTTTAGAGGGATCATTAACTTCCATGATGGAAAATTTTGGGTTAGAATTAAATGAGGTTGATTTTGGAAAATATCTATCAAGTCCTCTACCTACAAACTTAGATGTAACACTTGATAAATCAATGTTACTAAATCTTGCTTTGGATGCCTTGAATGAGTTGCTTAAGTTGGCAATGAGTGATGAACCTTTATGGGTTAGAAACTTGGATGGAGGTGGGGAAACGTTGAATATGGAAGAATATGCTACAACTTTTATTCCAATTATTGGCATAAAACCTAGCCATTTCACAACAGAAGCTACAAGGTCATCTGCTACAGTGGTTGGCAACAGTTTGACATTGGTAGAGATGTTGATGAATGAG AGTCAATGGGTAGAGGCGTTTCCATGCATTATTGGTAAAGTTAATACTTTTGATGTTATTTCTACTGGCATAGGTGAAGGCAAGAGTGGTACTCTGTTATTG ATTGAAGCTGAATTACAAATTATTTCAAATGTGGTTCCTGTCCGTGAAATACAATTTCTACGTTTTTGTCAAAAACATGCTGAAGATAGTTGGATTATTGTGGATGTATCTGTCGATACAATCAAAGAAGGTTCAcaacaatataaaattgaaaaatgtcGAAGGCTCCCTTCTGGTTGCATTATTCAAGATATGTCCAATGGTTACTCTAAG GTTACTTGGATTGAGCATATGGAATATGATGAAATTTTTGTTGATCATTTGTATCGCCCTTTAATCAGAGCCGGTCTAGGATTCGGCGCACAAAGGTGGATGTCCTCTTTGCAAAGGCAATCTGAGTTCTTGAGAGTAATGGCATCATTTGTCAATTCCACTG TTGATTCAAAGGGGGAGATAGGGATGGGAACATTGTCTCAACGCATGACGCGTAGTTTTTGTGCGGTAATTTGCGCAACCTCTCACAAGTGGATAACAATTCAAAAGgaaaatggaaaagatgcaAATCTGATGATGAGGAGGAATATTAGTGACGCTGGTGAACCTATCGGTGTGATTTTAAGTGCCACAAAGACGATCCAGTTACCGATAAAATCACAATGTTTATTTCAGTTCTTCACTAATACAAATTTGAGGAGGCAATGGGATATCTTATCCTGTAGTGGTGCCATGGAAAATATTATCCATATTACTAAGGGTGAAAATCTTGAGAGTAGTGTCTCTCTACTGTGTGCTAAT GGGGGTGCTAATGAAAATAACATGATGATATTTCAAGATACTTGCACGGATGCAACAGGTTCTCTTTTAGTCTATGCAATAGTTGATTCTTCAAAGATGAACACAGTGATGAAAGGAGGGGACCCTTCTTGTGTGGAGCTCTTGCCCAATGGAATTTCAATCCTTCCTGATTTATCTGCAAATAATAACAAGGAATTTGGTAGTGGATCACTGGTGACCATCATGTTTCAAATGTTGGTCGACAATATCTCCACAGCAGATCTTCCACAGAAGTCAATCGTAGACGCAAATGACATCATCTCGCATACCATTCATAAGATTAAAACTGCTCTCTTAATTTGA
- the LOC107022695 gene encoding homeobox-leucine zipper protein HDG1-like isoform X2: MELTNNRDGGVSGDALTSPDGSSERRHKFSVNQIHELESVFKVSSHPDEKTKQELATKFSVDKKQVQFWFQNKRSISKTQSERYNKRVLQQENEKLRIEYAAMREVMKNSICDPCRNKDTTRNENVDEKEILNEHARLKNELAKIAIHADKSLGSSSFLEGSLTSMMENFGLELNEVDFGKYLSSPLPTNLDVTLDKSMLLNLALDALNELLKLAMSDEPLWVRNLDGGGETLNMEEYATTFIPIIGIKPSHFTTEATRSSATVVGNSLTLVEMLMNESQWVEAFPCIIGKVNTFDVISTGIGEGKSGTLLLIEAELQIISNVVPVREIQFLRFCQKHAEDSWIIVDVSVDTIKEGSQQYKIEKCRRLPSGCIIQDMSNGYSKVTWIEHMEYDEIFVDHLYRPLIRAGLGFGAQRWMSSLQRQSEFLRVMASFVNSTVDSKGEIGMGTLSQRMTRSFCAVICATSHKWITIQKENGKDANLMMRRNISDAGEPIGVILSATKTIQLPIKSQCLFQFFTNTNLRRQWDILSCSGAMENIIHITKGENLESSVSLLCANGGANENNMMIFQDTCTDATGSLLVYAIVDSSKMNTVMKGGDPSCVELLPNGISILPDLSANNNKEFGSGSLVTIMFQMLVDNISTADLPQKSIVDANDIISHTIHKIKTALLI, from the exons ATGGAATTGACTAACAATAGAGATGGTGGTGTATCTGGAGATGCATTGACTTCTCCAGATGGTAGTTCAGAAAGGAGGCATAAATTCAGTGTCAATCAAATTCATGAGCTTGAAAG TGTATTCAAAGTAAGTTCACATCCTGAcgaaaaaacaaaacaagagcTCGCAACAAAATTTTCCGTGGACAAAAAACAAGTGCAATTTTGGTTCCAAAATAAACGATCCATATCGAAG ACGCAATCGGAACGATATAATAAGAGAGTGTTgcaacaagaaaatgaaaaacttCGCATAGAGTATGCTGCAATGAGGGAAGTCATGAAAAATTCAATTTGTGATCCGTGTCGTAATAAAGATACTACAAGGAACGAAAATGTCGATGAGAAGGAAATATTGAATGAGCATGCCCGCCTAAAAAATGAACTTGCAAAGATTGCTATCCATGCTGACAAATCTTTGGGATCTTCTTCATTTTTAGAGGGATCATTAACTTCCATGATGGAAAATTTTGGGTTAGAATTAAATGAGGTTGATTTTGGAAAATATCTATCAAGTCCTCTACCTACAAACTTAGATGTAACACTTGATAAATCAATGTTACTAAATCTTGCTTTGGATGCCTTGAATGAGTTGCTTAAGTTGGCAATGAGTGATGAACCTTTATGGGTTAGAAACTTGGATGGAGGTGGGGAAACGTTGAATATGGAAGAATATGCTACAACTTTTATTCCAATTATTGGCATAAAACCTAGCCATTTCACAACAGAAGCTACAAGGTCATCTGCTACAGTGGTTGGCAACAGTTTGACATTGGTAGAGATGTTGATGAATGAG AGTCAATGGGTAGAGGCGTTTCCATGCATTATTGGTAAAGTTAATACTTTTGATGTTATTTCTACTGGCATAGGTGAAGGCAAGAGTGGTACTCTGTTATTG ATTGAAGCTGAATTACAAATTATTTCAAATGTGGTTCCTGTCCGTGAAATACAATTTCTACGTTTTTGTCAAAAACATGCTGAAGATAGTTGGATTATTGTGGATGTATCTGTCGATACAATCAAAGAAGGTTCAcaacaatataaaattgaaaaatgtcGAAGGCTCCCTTCTGGTTGCATTATTCAAGATATGTCCAATGGTTACTCTAAG GTTACTTGGATTGAGCATATGGAATATGATGAAATTTTTGTTGATCATTTGTATCGCCCTTTAATCAGAGCCGGTCTAGGATTCGGCGCACAAAGGTGGATGTCCTCTTTGCAAAGGCAATCTGAGTTCTTGAGAGTAATGGCATCATTTGTCAATTCCACTG TTGATTCAAAGGGGGAGATAGGGATGGGAACATTGTCTCAACGCATGACGCGTAGTTTTTGTGCGGTAATTTGCGCAACCTCTCACAAGTGGATAACAATTCAAAAGgaaaatggaaaagatgcaAATCTGATGATGAGGAGGAATATTAGTGACGCTGGTGAACCTATCGGTGTGATTTTAAGTGCCACAAAGACGATCCAGTTACCGATAAAATCACAATGTTTATTTCAGTTCTTCACTAATACAAATTTGAGGAGGCAATGGGATATCTTATCCTGTAGTGGTGCCATGGAAAATATTATCCATATTACTAAGGGTGAAAATCTTGAGAGTAGTGTCTCTCTACTGTGTGCTAAT GGGGGTGCTAATGAAAATAACATGATGATATTTCAAGATACTTGCACGGATGCAACAGGTTCTCTTTTAGTCTATGCAATAGTTGATTCTTCAAAGATGAACACAGTGATGAAAGGAGGGGACCCTTCTTGTGTGGAGCTCTTGCCCAATGGAATTTCAATCCTTCCTGATTTATCTGCAAATAATAACAAGGAATTTGGTAGTGGATCACTGGTGACCATCATGTTTCAAATGTTGGTCGACAATATCTCCACAGCAGATCTTCCACAGAAGTCAATCGTAGACGCAAATGACATCATCTCGCATACCATTCATAAGATTAAAACTGCTCTCTTAATTTGA
- the LOC114077619 gene encoding uncharacterized protein LOC114077619 yields MTDHLLGENPDLWGVMLDGPTIPMKNGIDGTTQVPKDRKEWNAADKLAIQNNAKAKKILICGIGPDEYNRISSCQDEKAIWETLQTAHEGTTQVKKSKIDNLNRQYELFRMTEGETIQEMHTRFTAIINEIYSLGEIIPNGKAVRKLLSVLPESWESKVEAITEAQKKRNSSEKEKEIKNDKYIPTNRRMTNQEADLSTRRAFAAMGDLSEEEFEDGGFKNQSLLAIEQSNKYDFLALIAETDSEDDEEDDKQSKLEIRLILENMMMQHSHKGLEYEELEKNQLKHGLIETS; encoded by the exons ATGACGGATCATTTACTAGGAGAAAATCCAGACCTATGGGGAGTCATGTTGGACGGTCCAACCATACCCATGAAGAATGGAATTGATGGAACCACTCAAGTACCAAAAGATAGGAAAGAATGGAATGCTGCAGATAAACTTGCAATTCAGAACAATGCTAAAGCAAAAAAGATTTTGATATGCGGAATAGGTCCAGATGAATACAATCGAATATCATCATGTCAAGATGAAAAAGCAATATGGGAAACTTTGCAAACTGCGCATGAAGGAACAACTCAGGTAAAGAAGTCTAAAATAGATAACTTGAACAGACAATACGAACTGTTTCGAATGACAGAAGGTGAAACAATCCAAGAGATGCATACCAGGTTCACTGCTATCATTAATGAAATCTACTCACTAGGTGAAATAATTCCCAATGGGAAAGCAGTCAGAAAACTTTTGAGTGTTCTTCCAGAATCTTGGGAAAGCAAAGTAGAAGCCATTACTGAAGCCC AGAAAAAGAGGAATAGttcagaaaaagaaaaggaaatcaaGAATGATAAGTACATTCCCACAAACAGAAGAATGACCAATCAAGAAGCGGATCTTTCAACGAGAAGAGCCTTTGCCGCTATGGGGGACTTATCTGAAGAAGAATTTGAGGATGGAGGGTTCAAAAATCAGTCACTACttgcaatagaacaatcaaataaatatgattttcttgcacTCATTGCTGAAACAGATtctgaagatgatgaagaagatgacaaACAAAGCAAG CTTGAGATTCGTTTGATCTTGGAGAATATGATGATGCAACATTCTCATAAAGGCCTTGAATATGAAGAACTTGAGAAAAATCAGTTAAAGCATGGTCTTATCGAAACAAGTTGA